In Verrucomicrobiota bacterium, a single window of DNA contains:
- a CDS encoding type II secretion system protein, producing the protein MRSRFSEPKRDQAFTLIELLVVIAIIGILAGMLLPALAKAKAKGQRISCVNNLRQVGLGFSMWADDHDWKFPWQVMPVDGGTYGDIHTWRHYQAISGEIVNPKVFTCMSDTSRQIAYGFGTNVGGFANPGYQNNALSYTFATESQPLMSTHHLATDRNIVGNGDTGPCSAGYANANVITSFGTPTGSAVAKAEWGSDIHMFVGNVAMVDGSVQQVGPITLKKLFTYTGDTNYSDCVLKPIY; encoded by the coding sequence ATGAGAAGCCGCTTTAGTGAACCCAAGCGCGATCAGGCCTTCACCTTGATCGAGTTACTCGTTGTTATTGCCATCATCGGTATCCTGGCGGGGATGTTGCTGCCAGCGCTGGCCAAGGCCAAAGCCAAGGGGCAGCGCATCTCATGCGTCAACAATCTCCGGCAGGTAGGTTTGGGCTTTTCGATGTGGGCAGACGATCATGACTGGAAGTTTCCCTGGCAGGTCATGCCGGTAGACGGTGGCACCTACGGTGATATTCACACTTGGCGGCATTATCAGGCCATTTCCGGCGAAATCGTCAACCCGAAGGTCTTCACCTGCATGAGCGATACCTCGCGCCAAATTGCCTACGGGTTTGGCACGAATGTTGGCGGGTTTGCCAATCCAGGCTACCAGAATAATGCTCTCAGTTACACCTTTGCCACCGAGTCCCAGCCATTGATGTCCACCCACCATCTGGCGACTGACCGTAACATCGTGGGGAATGGGGACACTGGACCCTGTAGTGCTGGCTATGCCAATGCCAATGTGATTACTTCTTTTGGCACCCCAACAGGCTCTGCCGTTGCCAAGGCGGAATGGGGCAGCGACATCCACATGTTTGTCGGCAATGTGGCGATGGTGGATGGCAGTGTGCAGCAAGTTGGTCCGATTACTCTTAAAAAACTATTTACCTATACCGGCGACACCAATTATAGCGATTGTGTGTTGAAGCCGATTTATTAG